The genomic interval ACGACCGGAGGGAGTCCGCCGAACGAGCGAGCGGGGAGCGGAGCGACCCGCGAGCCTCCGAACGACCTTTTTCGGCTACCGCGCCGCGACCTCGCCGCCCGCGTCGGGGAGCCGCGCGTAGAGCACGTACGAGTACGCGACGGTGACGACGGCCGTCCCGAGCGCGGGGACGAGCAGGAAGTATATCGCGTAGTCGCCGAACGCGAGGCCGACGACCGCGACGAGCGCGCTCAGTTTGAACAGCCGCGCGGCGAGCGCGTGAGTCCGGTCCCAGACGCGCTCGTCCGACAGCGTCCACGGCGTGCGGACGCCGACGAACCAGTTCCGCTCGACGTGTTCGAGCAGGAGGCCGACGCAGTAGAACAGCCCCGCGACGGCCGCGAGCACGAACAGCGTGAAGTCGAAGACGTAGCCGAGGTTGAACGCGACGATGCCGACGTGCAGCGCGGCGAGGAAGGCCGACAGCGCGACGACGAACCCGTCGTACGCGGGCCGGAACGCGGCGACGTTCCCGCCGAGCGGGTCGATGCGGGGCAGGAGCGCGAACAGGCCGAGCAGTCCCGCCGCGATCGCGGGAAGGAAGACGAGCGCGACCGTCCGCGGCATCGTCCCGTCGGGCACCCCGGCGGCGTTCCAGTGGGTCGCCATCCGCGCCGGCAGGTCGGGCGCGGCGACGAGGCCGACGACGGCCGACGCCGCGACGAGCAGCCCCGCCAGTCCGAACCGTCCTCGCGTGTTCATCCTCCTCTATAGGTCGCCTTCGGTCTTCAACGCACCGCCGGCACAACCCCTTTGTCCGCCCTCCCGCTCTCGACGGTAGATGGCCCGCTCCCTCCCCGACGCCCTCCGCGCCCGCCTCGGGGTCGACCCGCGGGCGCTCGCCGCCCTCCGGGTCGCGCTCGGCCTACTCGTGCTCGCGGACCTCGCGCTTCGGGCCGGCGACCTGGTCGCCTTCTACACCGACGCGGGCGTGCTGCCGCGCGCGCTCCTGTTCGAGGCGTACCCGACGGTCGGCCGGCTCTCGCTGTACGCGCTGTTCGGCTCCCCGCTGTGGGCCGCGACGCTGTTCCTCCTCACCGCGGGCGTCGCCTGCGCGCTCGTCGCCGGCTACCGGAGCCGCCTCGCCGCCCTCGCGCTGTTCGTCCTCCTGCTCTCGCTCCACACGCGGAACCTCCTCGTGCTCAACGCCGGCGACTCCCTGCTCCGGCGGCTGTTGCTGTGGGGCGCGCTCCTCCCGCTCGGGGCGCGGTGGGGTCTCGACGGGGGGGAGAAACGCGACCGCGTCGTCTCCGTGGCGACGGCGGGCCTGCTCGTGCAGGTGTTCGTCGTGTACGGCGTCAACGCGGTCATCAAGCTCCGCGGGGAGGCGTGGCGCTCGGGCGAGGCCGTCCGCTACGTGTTCGGCATCGACGCGCTCACCGTCGGCCTCGGTGACGCGCTCGCGGGGCAGTCGTGGCTTCTCTCGCTCGGCGCGCACGCGTGGCTCGCCCTGCTCGTCGCCTCGCCACTGCTCCTGCTCGCGACGGGACGGCTCCGCGCCGCGCTCGTCGGCGCGTTCGTCGGCGGCCACCTGTTCATGTTCCTCACGCTCCGGCTGGGGGTGTTCCCGCTCGTCTCTGCGGCGGGGCTACTCGTCTTCCTACCGCCCCTCGTCTGGGACCGCGTCGAGGCCGCGACCGCCGACCTCCGGGCGCGGGCCGCCGGGCGCTGGCTCCCCCGTCCGGGCGGGGCCCTGCTCGGTCGCCTCGACCCGCCCGCGACCCGGACGGTCGCGGCGCTCCTGCTCGCCTTCGTCCTCGTGTGGAACGCCTCGTCGCTCGGGCTGGTCGCCCTGCCCGCGGCCTCGGGGAGCGTGGACCCCGAGCAGCGCCGCTGGGACATGTTCGCGCCGGAACCTCCGAAGACCGATAGCTGGCACGTCCCGGTCGGGACGACCGCGGACGGAGAGCGGGTGGACGCGCTCCGCGGCGGCGCGCCCGTCTTCGACGTGGCCGACTCGGGGGCGACGTACCCCAGCCACCGCTGGTACGTCTACCTCGGGGACCTGCGGGGCGCGCCCGCGCTCCGGCCCGGCCTCGCCGCCCACCTCTGTGAGCGATGGGACCGAACACACGCGAGCGACCTCGTCCGGGTCGAACACGTCCTCGTGACCCGGCGGGTCGTCCTCGACGGGAGCGCGCCCGTCGAACGGCGGGGGCTCGGGACGTACGACTGTCCGTGACTACGCCTCGGTGACGGGAATCTCGACGCTCCGGGGGGTCGCGTCGGCCGCGTCCGCGGTCGCCGCCGGGTCCGTATCTCCCTCGCCCGACGTCCGTTCCCGCACCTCCCCGCCGTCGGGGAGCGCCTTCCGCACGGGACAGGGGTCGAGCGCCTTGCCGGCGATGTAGCCGCCCGCGGCGCCGAAGCCGGCGCCCACGCCCGCGCCGACGGGACCGGCCTTGGAACCGAGCTGTGCGCCGACGCTCGCGCCCGCTGAGGCCGCGTTCGCGGCCGGGTCGAACAGGTTCGGAATCACAGCCGTGCTACGGCCGCCGCCGGGAAGTGTGTGACGCCTACACGCGGTCGCGCAGCACCTTCGCCGCGACGAGTATCGGGTCCCACACGGGCGAGAACGGCGGCGCGTACGCGAGGTCGAGCCGTTCCATTTCGGCGACGGTCGTGTCGGACCCGAGGGCCGTCGCGACGGTGTCGATGCGTTTCGCCGCGCGGTCGCGCCCGACGACGCTCGCGCCCAGCACGCGCCCGGTGCCGCGGTCCGCCGTCAGCGTCACCGTCGTCTCCTCGGCCCCCGGGTAGTAGCCCGAGCGCGACCCCGCGGTGATGGTCTCGGAGACGGGGTCGAACCCCGCCTCGCGCGCCGCCGACTCGGAGACGAACCCGGTGCGACCCGCGCCGAGGTCGAACGCCTTCACCACCGCGGTGCCCGCCACGCCGCCGACGGGCGTCGGGTCGCCCCCGAGCGTGGCCCCGATGGCCCGGCCCGCCCGGTTCGCGGTGAGGCCGAGCGGCACCCACGTCGCCTCGCCGCTCACGACGTGGCGCGACTCGGCGCAGTCGCCCGCGGCGTAGACGCCCTCGACGCTCGTCCGGCCGTAGCGGTCCACGGCGACGGCCCCCGACGGCCCGAGGTCGGCGCCCGCGTCCTCCGCGAGCGCGGTGTTGGGCGCGATGCCGACGCCGACTATCGCCGCGCCCGCGTCGAGAGCGCCGCCCTCGAAGGCGACGCGCTCGACGCGCCCCTCGCCCTCGATTGCCTCGACGGCGGTGTCCGTGTGGACGGTCACCCCCTGCGCGGCGAGTTCGTCCGCGACGGCCTCGCCGACCGCCGCCCCGAACCCGCCGAGGAGGTGGCTCCCGCGCTGGAGGACGTGGACGTCGATGCCGTGGGCCGCGAGGGCTTCGGCCATCTCGACGCCGACGTAGCCGCCCCCGATGACCGCCGCCGTCTCCGGGGGGTCGGCGTCGGCGTGTCGCCGGAACTCGTCGGGCGACATCGGCCCGAGCGCGGCCGTCTCGGGGTCGAAGCCGTCGTCGACGAACGCGCGGATGGCGGTCGCGTCGGGCAGCCCGTGGAGCGTGAACGCGCCGAACAGGTCCGCCCCCTCGATCGGGTCCGAGCGGGCGCGCGCCCCGGTCCCGAGCAGGACGTCGCCGTACGGCTGTTCGACCCGGCCCGCGGGCCCCTCCGCGACGACGACGCGGTCCTCGGGGTCGACCGCGACGACCTCGTGCTCGCGCCGGAGGTCGATGTCCCGTTCCGCGACCTCGTCGGGCGACAGCGAGACGAGGTCGGTGAGCGAGTCCACCTCGCCCTTCACGTAGTACGGCGTGCCGCAGTGCGCGTACGACACCCACCGGCCCTTCTCGAAGACGACGACCTCGCGGTCGGGCGCCTCCCGCTTGAGTTTGCTCGCGGCGCTGAGGCCGGCGGCGTCACCGCCGACGACGACGAACGGGTCCATGTGTCCGGGTCGCGGGCGGGGGGCAAAAGCGTGGGGCGGCTCGCGGGGCGCAAAGGGTTTCCGTCGCGGGGGAGCGTCGCGTCGTATGGACGTCCTCGTTACACACCGGAACCAGGGGCCGACGGTGCGGGACAGTATCCGCGACCTCCTCCGATACAAGGCCCCGGACGACCGTATCATCGTTGTCGATGCGAACTCGTCGGACGGGTCGCTGGACACGCTCGAACGGTTGTCGGTTAACGAGGGGATCGTCCTCAAACACGTTCCCGGGGCCTCGCGCGGTCGCGGCCGACAGTCGGCGTTCGAAGCGGGCGACAACGACATCGTCGCGGCCCACATCGACATGGACGCGAGCTACTCGGCCGGACTGTTCGAAGCCGCGGAGTACTATCGGGAGCTCCGACGAACGCACGACCCCGGACTCGTGCTGTTCCACGGCGGGATGATCGCCGATCGCTCGGTCGTCGCCGATGCCGGTGGATGGCGAGACCTCGACGTCCACGAGGACAAGGACCTCTGGGTGAGAGCCGACGCCGACGCCCCGGTGTACCGGCTCCCCGTCTCGGTCGTCGACGCGCACCACAACTTCGAGTGGGACTCGTGGCGATACCGACAGCGACGGCGGTACCAGAACTACCGCGACGCGCTCCGGCTCGGCGTCGGCTACCGCACGCTCGTCCGGTCGCTCCGTCACCACCTGCCCTCGCCCGCCCGATACCGCGACCGGACGCTCCTCGCACTGGCGGCACAGCGGGCGACGGCCGGCGACCTCGGTGGATTCGAACCCGGTGATTTCAACCCGGAGACCCACTTCCTCCGGGAGCTCCGCTTCGAGGCGCTCGTCGCCGCGGGGTTGTTGAGTCCGACGGTACTCGACGTCCCGGATCGGCTCGCCGACTACGCGAGGGACGACGGGTATCCGGCCCGAACCAGTTACGACGAACTCGTCGACTGAGCGCTACTCGTCGGAGCCGTTCCGGTCGCTTTGGTGATACCACCGCAGACTGTCGCTCACGTTCCCGTGGCGAACCGTCTTGAGCATGAACAGCGAGGCGATACAAGCCATCGCGACGTACGTGACCGTGAGGAACGTCCGGATCCCGCCGTCGAGAATGACCGGCCACTCGTCGCCTAAGAGGCTCGGCCCGACCTGCAGGAGGGCGGCCGACAACAGCAGGATCGTCAGGAAGCCGCCGAGAACACCGTACTGCGAATAGTAGTGGAGGTGGTAGATATCGCGGCCGGCGCGCTCCGCACGGTAGTTGAGCCACCCCTCCCAGCCGAGCGACCAGCCGTCGAGCAGTCGTTCGTTCACGCGGCTCTCGAGTCCGGAGATGTAGTCGCCCGCCCGCATCATCCGGGTCTGCTCGATGCTCCACAACATGAAGAAGAAGAACGCCAGAAACGGGAGCGCAACGAGGATGGCGAACTGGCGGGCGTCGATTCCCAGTCCCACGAGCAGGGAGAGGACAGCGCCGCCGTACCCGAGGATACGGACCTGATTCCGGATCGCCTGCTCGATTTCGGCGCGGAGGTGCTCGTACTCCAGTTTGATGGCCTCCCACGCGCGGCCGTCGTCAGCTACCGGCGGCCGGTCGGTCGCGTCGGTCGTCACGCCCTGTCAAGACAGGGAGACAGGAAGTAGTTTGTGTCGCCTGTTCCGTTCGCCCGCGGCTCGCGTGTCGTTCGCTCCGCTCACTCCCGCTCGCTTGTTCGGAGACGCTCCCGTTGGTCGCGTCTCCTAGTCGTCCGCCGGCCGCCCCGGCCCGAACCCGCGGCTCACCTCCTTCCACGTGCCGGCGCGGAAGCGGTAGTAGTTGAGCGCGGCGGGGACGCCCGTCTCGGCGGCGAACGCGAGGTAGAGCCCCCACAGGCCGAGCGGGGTCGTCGCGCCGATGTACGCGAGCGGGATGGAACAGCCGAACATCCCGACGGCCTGCGCGGCGAAGGGCCAGCGGGTGTCGCCGCTGGCGTCGAGCGGGCCGGCCGCGCCGCCCGAGACGCCCTGCATCACGACGGCGACACAGGCGGCGTACACGAGCGCGACGGCGACGGGAATCGCGTCGGGGGTCGGGTCGAACGCCCCGACGATGGGGCGGGCGAACAGGGCGACGACGAACGCCGACACGAGGTAGACGCCGACGGCGTGGCGGATGACGTCCTCGCCGAACGCCTCGGCCTCGGCCTCGTCGTTCGCCCCGAGCGACTGTCCGACGAGCGAGGAGGACGCGAGGCCGAAGCCCCAGCCGGGGGTGTTCATGATGCCCCAGATGCGCCGCGCGATGACGTACGCGGCGGCGACGGCCACCCCGAAGCTGTCGGCGATGGCGAGCATCGGGAACTCCGCGACGGTCCACACCATCGAGCGGCCGACGACCGGCGCGCCGATGTCCACGATGTCGCGGGCCGTGTCGAGGTCCACGTACGGGCCGAGCGGGTCCACCTGCACGGGGAGGGCGCCGATGCCGGGGAGCCGCCCCCGCGAGAGGCCGACGGCGAAGGCGGCCGTCCCGGCGACGTTCGAGAGCACGGTGCCGGTCGCCGCGCCGACCGCGCCCATGTCGAGCGCGAAGATGAAGAAGGCGTTCAGCGCGATGTTGAGCACCGCGCCGCCGCCGCGGACGGCCATCGGGGTCCACGCGTCGTCCGCGCCGATGAAGACGCGCGACCCGACGAGGTTGAGCGCGGCGAAGGGGACGCCGAACGCGACGACCCGGAGGTAGTCGCCCCCGACGGCGACGGCCTCGGGGTTGCCGCTCACGAGGTCGATGAGCGGTTCGGCGAAGACCGCGAGCGCCGCGACGAGCGGGAGCGTGACGGCGAGGACGACGAGCACCGACGAGCGGACGGCCCGGCCGATACCCTCGGTGGCGTCGTCCTCGCCGCCGTAGTGCTGGGAGACGAGCGCGATGGTGCCGGCGGCGAGGCCGCCGCCGAGCGCGAAGGCGAGCCCCCAGTACGGGCCGGCGTAGCCGACGCCCGCGATGCCCGCGGAGCCGAGCGCGATGCCGACCATCGCCACGTCCACGGCGTTCTTCGACATCCGCGCGATGCCCGTGACGACGCGGGGCCACGCGAGGTCCGTCGTCCGGCGGGCGCGCCGCTCGTCGACGACGCCGAGTCGGGCCAGGAGGAGGCCGACCGCGAGGACGACGAGGCGGACCGGATTGGGGACGCGCGGGGAGATATCCTGACTACCCGGTCAGGGTGTATGAGGGTTGTCGTTTCGGTCGCTCACGCCGACGGCGTCGCGTGGAGGCGTCAGGCGGCTTCGAGCCCCGCGAACACGAACGCCGCGCCGCCGTCGGGCGACTCCGCCGCGCGCACCGTCCAGCCGTGGGCCGTGGCGATGCGCTCGACGATGCTCAGGCCGAACCCCGTGCCGTCCTCGCTCGTCGAGTAGCCGCGCTCGAACACCGTCTCGCGCTCCGACTCGGGGATGCCCGGCCCGTCGTCGTCCACGCGGAAGCCGAGCCCCGAGCCGTCCGTCTCGGCCGGCGAGACCGACACGGCGACCGTCTCGCCGGCGTGGTCGAGGCTGTTGGCGAACACGTTCTCCAACAGCCGGACGAGGCGGTCGTCGTCGGCCCCGACGCGGGGGAGGTCGTCGGCCACGTGCAGGGTCGCGTCGGCGGCGTCCAGGTGCGACCACGCCGTCCGTGCCGCGGCCCCGAGGTCGGTCGGGGCCGTCTCGCCGACCGTGCGGCCCTGTCGGGCCAGCGCCAGCGTGTCGTCGACGAGCGCGTCCATCCGGTCGAGGGCGGCGCGGGCGGCGTCGAGCGACTCGGCGACCGCCCCGTCCTCGGCGTCGGTCGCGGCGAGGTCGAGCCGGCCGGTCGCGACCGACAGCGGCGTCCGCAGGTCGTGTGACAGCGTGGCCGCGAACTCCTCCAGCCGGTCCCGCTCGCGAGCCAGCGCCGCCTCGTTGCGCCGCTCGGCGAGCGTGTAGCCGACCCACTGGCCCAGCAGTTCGACCAGCGTCTCCTCCCACGACCGGAACGGCGCGTCGCGCGGCTCGTCGTGGTGGAAACACAGCGTCCCGTGGAGGTCCCCCTCGACGACGACCGGCGTCCCGATGTAACAGGACATGCCGACGTGGGTGTGGATGGGCTTGTCCGACCACGCGGGGTCGTCCGCCATCGAGGCGACGCTCACCGTCTCGCGGTCCGCGACGGTGCGCTCACAGCCGCTCTCCGTGATGTCGATGACCGCGCCGGGCTCGAACTCCTCGTAGCCGTCGGGGGCGACCAGCGACGACAGTTCGTAGCGGTCGCCGTTGACCTGCGACAGGACGCCGTAGCGGACGCCGAGCGCCTCCCGGCCCAGCTCCAGCACCGCCTCCACCTTCCCCTCGTGGTCGCGCTCGGGGTCCGAGAGGACGCGGTGGAGCCGTCGCAGGGTCTCCTCGCGCGACGCCAGCCGGTCGCGGGCCCGCTCGCGCTCTATCTCGTGGCCCACCGCGCGGGCGACGAGTTCGACGAACGACCGCTCGGCCTCCGTGAACCCCGTTCCCCGCGGCGAGGGGTCGGTGAAGCAGACCGCGCCGTACGGTTCGCCGTCGGCGACCACCTCGGTCCCGATGTAACACTCGTGGCCGTACCGCTCGTAGGCCGGGTCGTCGGCCCACCCCTGCTCGCCGGCGTTGTGGAGCGCGACCAGCCGCTCCTCGTCGACGACGCGTCGGCAGTAGGTCTCGTCGCCGGCGACGGTCGTCCCCTCGCCGGCGCCGTCGGCGGCGAACACCGTCTCGTGGCGGCCGGTCTCGGCGTCGACGGCGTTGAGCTTCCCGTTGTCCACGCCGAGGCGCTCGCACCCGAGGTCGAGCAGCCCCCGACACGTCGCCTCGAAGCCGCGGTCGGGGTCGGTCGCCAGTTCGTACAGCCGCCGCCGGGCGCGCTCGTCGGCCCGACGGTCGGAGACGTCGCGGACGACGCCGGCCGTCCCGCCGAAGTCGCTCGCACCCGAGAGCACGCCGACGTGGACCTCGCAGGGGACCGTCGCCCCGTCGGCGCGGACGGCGTCGAGTTCGAGGGCGACGCCCCCGTCCGAGAGCGCGTCCCGGTCCCCCAGTGTCGACTCGACGCGGTCGAGGTCGCCGTCCGCGAACACCCGCGAGAGCGGCGAGCCGACGAGCGCCCCGCGGTCGTAGCCGGTCAGGTCCTCGAACGCGTCGTTGACGAACGCGATGCGGCCGGCGGCGTCGCAGGCGTACACCGCGTCGCCGACGGCGTCGACCACCGTCTCGTACTGTTCGAGCCGACGGCGGTTCTCCGCGGCGGTGAGCGCCTTGGCCACCGTGTCGGCGAGTTCGGCGAGGACGGTCCGCTCCTCGCCGTCGAAGGCGTCGTGGCGGTCGGCGTACACCGTCAACACGCCGTGGAGCCGCCCCCCGTCGGCCAGCGGGAGGACGATGACCGACTCGATGCCGAACTCCTCGGCGCGGTCGCGCCAGTCGGGGACGTCGAACCCCTCGGCCGCGTGGCGCAACACCTGTGGCTCCCGTGTCCGGACGGCCCTGCCGGCCGGCCCGTTCCCCCGCGGCGTGTCGTCGTGGCGTATCTCCACCGTCTCCAGATACGCCGCGACCCCGCCGGCGGTCGCGACCGGCTCGATGCGGCCGGAGTCGCCGTCGACGGTGCCGACCCACGCGGAGCGGTACGAGTCGGCCCCGGTGAGCGACTCGCAGACCCGGCGGCGGATGTCCTCGGGCGTATCGGCGCGGACGAGTTCGCCCTGCACGACCCGGATGAGGTCGTTGATGCGCGAGAGGTCCGACGCGCGCCGCTCCGCGGCCGCCCGGTCGACGGCGTTGCGCACCCGGTTGGCGAGCACGTCGTACTGGTCGGTCCCCGTCCCCTTCTGGAGGTAGTCGGTGACGCCCTTCGTGATCGCCTCGCTCGCTATCTCCTCCGACCCTTTCCCCGTGAACAGCACGAACGGGAGGTCGGGGTCGCGCTCGCGGACCTGCTCGAACAGCGCCAGCCCGTCGGTCCCGGGCATGTCGTAGTCCGAGACGACGCAGTCGACCCGTTCCGCGTCGAGGCGGTCGAGCGCCGCCTCCGCGTCGGCGGCGGCGACCGTCCGTATGGCCTCGTCGACCCGTTCGAGATACGTCGCCGTCAGGTCGCGGACGTCCGGTTCGTCGTCGACGAGCAGGACCCTGACAGAGGATGACATGAGAATCGTCGTGTGCGTCCGTGACGGCCGAGAACGTATAGCGTTGTCGTGAACTCGCTCGGAGGGGCGAGCGCGTCGCTCGCGGGTCGCGGATACGCTTATGCCCCCGCCGCGCCCCCTCGACGCGTGCAGACACCGTTCGGGCCGCTGAACAGGGAGGCACTCCGGGCGGTCGCGGCCGCCCTCGGTCGCGACCCCTTCCCGCCCGGGGAGGGCGCCGTCGGGGTCGCGGACCTGCTTTCCGACCCCTACGCGGACCCCGCGGACGCCCACCGACGGCTTGCGCTCGCCGAGCGCCGGTTCGTCCGCGCCGGCGACCGCCGGGCCGTCTTCCTCACCGTCTACGGCGCCGTCACCGCGCGGGTGCGCCGCGACCTCGCGGGCGACCGCTTCGCCGACCCGGAGTGGGTCGCCGGCTACCTCGTCGCGTTCGCGAACCGCTACCGGCGGGCGCTGCTCGCCTACGAGCGCGACGACCGGGAGCGCGTCCCCCGCGCGTGGCTCCTCGCCTTCGACGGCGCGCTCGCCGGCGAGACGCTCGTCGCGCAGGACGCCCTGTTGGGAATCAACGCCCACGTCGTCCACGACCTCGCGCTCGCGCTGGACGACGCCGGCATCGACCCGCGCGCGGAACGACGGCGCGACCACGACGCCGTCAACGCCGTCCTTCGCGCGCTCGTGGACACGGAACAGGACCTGCTCGCCGACCGCTACGCCCCCGGGCTGGGAACGCTCGACGCCGCCGCCGGACGGTTCGACGAGCGGGCCGCGTTCCGCACGCTCGCGGAGGGGCGCGACTGGGCGTGGCGGTGTGCGGTCGCGCTCGCCGACGGCGGCCCCCTCGCTCGACGGGGCGTCCGGTGGCTCCTCGACGCGGTGTCGCTCGGGGCCGGTCGGCTGCTCGTCCGCCCGACCCGCGACGAGCGGGTGCGCGAGCGCCTCCGGGCAGCGGAGCGGGGCGGCGAGCCGAGGTCGTAGCACCGGCGAACGACCCGGAGAGCGCGCGAAACGCTATGGTCCGGCGACGCGACTGCGTGGCATGTACTTCCGGGGGTGGGCGACGCGGCTGCGGCGCTACCTGACGCCGGGCGTGACCGCCGCGGAGCGGACGGTTCCCTCCTCGGTCGAGGGGGTCCCGACGGGGACGGTCGGCTTCGTCGGGGAGACGGAGACGGGCCCGAGCGAGCCGCGGCTCGTCCGGGGTTTCGGGGAGTTCGAGGCCTTGTACGGCGGCTACGGGACCGGCGCGCCGCCGGCCGCGACCCACCTCGCGTACGCCGTGGACGGCTTCTTCCGCAACGGCGGGCGGCGCTGTTACGTCGCCCGCGTCGCGGCCGGCACGGCCGCCGCGGTCCGGGGCGACGGGACCCCGGCCACGGGCCTCGCGGCGCTGGCCGGCGTGGACGAGGTGGCGGTCGTCTGCGTGCCGGCACAGGCGACGAACCCCGACCTCGCCGCGGTCGTGACGAACCACTGCGAGACGGCGGGCGACCGCTTCGCCGTGCTCGCGGCGCCGAACGAGGACCCCGCGGCGACGACGGCACCGCTCCGGTCGCGGGACGCCGCGCTGTACGTGCCGTGGCTGGACGTCGCGACGCCGGACGGCGGCGGGACGGTCACGGTGCCCCCCGTCGGTCACGTCGCCGGGGTGTACGCCCGGACCGACGCGGAGCGGGGGGTCCACAAGGCCCCGGCGAACGAGCAGGTCCGGGGTATCGTCGGCCTCGCCGCCGACATCGACGACGGGACCGGCGGACTGCTCACGACGCGGGGGGTGAACCCCGTCAGGTCGTTCCCCGACCGCGGCGTCCGCGTGTGGGGCGCCCGGACGCTCGCCGAGGACCCGACCTGGCGCTACGTCCCCGTCCGGCGGCTCGCGCTTTACTTCGAGGAGTCGATGACCGCGTGGCTCCGGTGGACGGAGACGGAGCCGAACGACGAGCGAACCCGCGAGCGTGTCGCGTCCGGGCTGTCGAACTTCCTCGCCCTCGCGTGGCGAGACGGGGCGCTGGCC from Halosegnis marinus carries:
- a CDS encoding FAD-dependent oxidoreductase, which translates into the protein MDPFVVVGGDAAGLSAASKLKREAPDREVVVFEKGRWVSYAHCGTPYYVKGEVDSLTDLVSLSPDEVAERDIDLRREHEVVAVDPEDRVVVAEGPAGRVEQPYGDVLLGTGARARSDPIEGADLFGAFTLHGLPDATAIRAFVDDGFDPETAALGPMSPDEFRRHADADPPETAAVIGGGYVGVEMAEALAAHGIDVHVLQRGSHLLGGFGAAVGEAVADELAAQGVTVHTDTAVEAIEGEGRVERVAFEGGALDAGAAIVGVGIAPNTALAEDAGADLGPSGAVAVDRYGRTSVEGVYAAGDCAESRHVVSGEATWVPLGLTANRAGRAIGATLGGDPTPVGGVAGTAVVKAFDLGAGRTGFVSESAAREAGFDPVSETITAGSRSGYYPGAEETTVTLTADRGTGRVLGASVVGRDRAAKRIDTVATALGSDTTVAEMERLDLAYAPPFSPVWDPILVAAKVLRDRV
- a CDS encoding HTTM domain-containing protein; protein product: MARSLPDALRARLGVDPRALAALRVALGLLVLADLALRAGDLVAFYTDAGVLPRALLFEAYPTVGRLSLYALFGSPLWAATLFLLTAGVACALVAGYRSRLAALALFVLLLSLHTRNLLVLNAGDSLLRRLLLWGALLPLGARWGLDGGEKRDRVVSVATAGLLVQVFVVYGVNAVIKLRGEAWRSGEAVRYVFGIDALTVGLGDALAGQSWLLSLGAHAWLALLVASPLLLLATGRLRAALVGAFVGGHLFMFLTLRLGVFPLVSAAGLLVFLPPLVWDRVEAATADLRARAAGRWLPRPGGALLGRLDPPATRTVAALLLAFVLVWNASSLGLVALPAASGSVDPEQRRWDMFAPEPPKTDSWHVPVGTTADGERVDALRGGAPVFDVADSGATYPSHRWYVYLGDLRGAPALRPGLAAHLCERWDRTHASDLVRVEHVLVTRRVVLDGSAPVERRGLGTYDCP
- a CDS encoding glycosyltransferase, which codes for MDVLVTHRNQGPTVRDSIRDLLRYKAPDDRIIVVDANSSDGSLDTLERLSVNEGIVLKHVPGASRGRGRQSAFEAGDNDIVAAHIDMDASYSAGLFEAAEYYRELRRTHDPGLVLFHGGMIADRSVVADAGGWRDLDVHEDKDLWVRADADAPVYRLPVSVVDAHHNFEWDSWRYRQRRRYQNYRDALRLGVGYRTLVRSLRHHLPSPARYRDRTLLALAAQRATAGDLGGFEPGDFNPETHFLRELRFEALVAAGLLSPTVLDVPDRLADYARDDGYPARTSYDELVD
- a CDS encoding GAF domain-containing protein, with the protein product MSSSVRVLLVDDEPDVRDLTATYLERVDEAIRTVAAADAEAALDRLDAERVDCVVSDYDMPGTDGLALFEQVRERDPDLPFVLFTGKGSEEIASEAITKGVTDYLQKGTGTDQYDVLANRVRNAVDRAAAERRASDLSRINDLIRVVQGELVRADTPEDIRRRVCESLTGADSYRSAWVGTVDGDSGRIEPVATAGGVAAYLETVEIRHDDTPRGNGPAGRAVRTREPQVLRHAAEGFDVPDWRDRAEEFGIESVIVLPLADGGRLHGVLTVYADRHDAFDGEERTVLAELADTVAKALTAAENRRRLEQYETVVDAVGDAVYACDAAGRIAFVNDAFEDLTGYDRGALVGSPLSRVFADGDLDRVESTLGDRDALSDGGVALELDAVRADGATVPCEVHVGVLSGASDFGGTAGVVRDVSDRRADERARRRLYELATDPDRGFEATCRGLLDLGCERLGVDNGKLNAVDAETGRHETVFAADGAGEGTTVAGDETYCRRVVDEERLVALHNAGEQGWADDPAYERYGHECYIGTEVVADGEPYGAVCFTDPSPRGTGFTEAERSFVELVARAVGHEIERERARDRLASREETLRRLHRVLSDPERDHEGKVEAVLELGREALGVRYGVLSQVNGDRYELSSLVAPDGYEEFEPGAVIDITESGCERTVADRETVSVASMADDPAWSDKPIHTHVGMSCYIGTPVVVEGDLHGTLCFHHDEPRDAPFRSWEETLVELLGQWVGYTLAERRNEAALARERDRLEEFAATLSHDLRTPLSVATGRLDLAATDAEDGAVAESLDAARAALDRMDALVDDTLALARQGRTVGETAPTDLGAAARTAWSHLDAADATLHVADDLPRVGADDDRLVRLLENVFANSLDHAGETVAVSVSPAETDGSGLGFRVDDDGPGIPESERETVFERGYSTSEDGTGFGLSIVERIATAHGWTVRAAESPDGGAAFVFAGLEAA
- a CDS encoding SdpI family protein → MNTRGRFGLAGLLVAASAVVGLVAAPDLPARMATHWNAAGVPDGTMPRTVALVFLPAIAAGLLGLFALLPRIDPLGGNVAAFRPAYDGFVVALSAFLAALHVGIVAFNLGYVFDFTLFVLAAVAGLFYCVGLLLEHVERNWFVGVRTPWTLSDERVWDRTHALAARLFKLSALVAVVGLAFGDYAIYFLLVPALGTAVVTVAYSYVLYARLPDAGGEVAAR
- a CDS encoding DUF5995 family protein; translated protein: MQTPFGPLNREALRAVAAALGRDPFPPGEGAVGVADLLSDPYADPADAHRRLALAERRFVRAGDRRAVFLTVYGAVTARVRRDLAGDRFADPEWVAGYLVAFANRYRRALLAYERDDRERVPRAWLLAFDGALAGETLVAQDALLGINAHVVHDLALALDDAGIDPRAERRRDHDAVNAVLRALVDTEQDLLADRYAPGLGTLDAAAGRFDERAAFRTLAEGRDWAWRCAVALADGGPLARRGVRWLLDAVSLGAGRLLVRPTRDERVRERLRAAERGGEPRS
- a CDS encoding MATE family efflux transporter, with protein sequence MSPRVPNPVRLVVLAVGLLLARLGVVDERRARRTTDLAWPRVVTGIARMSKNAVDVAMVGIALGSAGIAGVGYAGPYWGLAFALGGGLAAGTIALVSQHYGGEDDATEGIGRAVRSSVLVVLAVTLPLVAALAVFAEPLIDLVSGNPEAVAVGGDYLRVVAFGVPFAALNLVGSRVFIGADDAWTPMAVRGGGAVLNIALNAFFIFALDMGAVGAATGTVLSNVAGTAAFAVGLSRGRLPGIGALPVQVDPLGPYVDLDTARDIVDIGAPVVGRSMVWTVAEFPMLAIADSFGVAVAAAYVIARRIWGIMNTPGWGFGLASSSLVGQSLGANDEAEAEAFGEDVIRHAVGVYLVSAFVVALFARPIVGAFDPTPDAIPVAVALVYAACVAVVMQGVSGGAAGPLDASGDTRWPFAAQAVGMFGCSIPLAYIGATTPLGLWGLYLAFAAETGVPAALNYYRFRAGTWKEVSRGFGPGRPADD